In Solanum lycopersicum chromosome 5, SLM_r2.1, the following are encoded in one genomic region:
- the LOC101254090 gene encoding zinc finger protein CONSTANS-LIKE 14-like, with the protein MSPGESRPCDFCNQQIAVLYCRADTAKLCLFCDQLVHSANALSKKHLRSQICDNCGSEPVSIRCDTDKLVLCQECDWDAHGSCAVSGAHDRSPVEGFSGCPSASDLASAWGLDIESKKLHQQHTVLEYPSWMSKDAPPSVLLQDLMVPSAINSAIYSTKQTPTCGKQKQVIFKQLIELFKRDLADGVGAGAGAGAEDLVPKTPNATSDWQGNINVSIMDGVTQKPQQQQPQNVPFTSSIMPHNPKDSDQMVERNILWRGNSFDQNTQIWDFNLGQLRSHEQSSSLEADYSESDMACMMKSYGELIKGTSLATSKVLGLSGINCSVVHDDMTAFSNNSNNRAASQGPATSESNNLPRIKTSSDLGCVKPKCGGVSTDLNFMDQSIVVGGDNTGEETLKADMELLAKNRGNAMQRYKEKKKTRRYDKHIRYESRKARADTRKRVKGRFVKANESPDG; encoded by the exons ATGAGTCCCGGGGAAAGCCGTCCCTGTGATTTCTGCAATCAGCAGATTGCCGTCCTTTACTGCCGAGCTGATACAGCTAAGCTCTGTCTTTTTTGTGACCAACTTGTTCATTCAGCTAACGCTCTTTCTAAGAAGCATCTTCGTTCTCAGATCTGTGATAATTGTGGCTCTGAACCTGTTTCTATTCGTTGTGATACCGACAAACTTGTACTCTGTCAAGAATGTGATTGGGATGCTCATGGAAGTTGTGCAGTTTCTGGTGCACACGATCGGAGTCCTGTTGAAGGGTTTTCTGGATGTCCTTCTGCTTCTGACCTTGCTTCAGCTTGGGGTTTGGATATTGAGTCAAAAAAACTACATCAGCAGCATACCGTTTTGGAGTATCCTTCTTGGATGTCTAAGGATGCTCCTCCTTCTGTTTTGTTGCAGGATTTAATGGTACCTAGCGCTATTAATTCTGCTATTTACTCCACCAAACAAACTCCAACTTGTGGCAAGCAGAAACAAGTCATATTCAAACAATTAATTGAGCTATTCAAGAGAGATTTGGCTGATGGGGTTGGAGCTGGAGCTGGAGCTGGAGCTGAAGATTTGGTTCCAAAGACACCTAATGCCACTAGTGATTGGCAGGGAAATATTAATGTGTCGATCATGGATGGTGTCACTCAGAAGCCTCAGCAGCAACAGCCGCAAAATGTGCCATTTACCTCTTCGATTATGCCTCATAATCCGAAAGACAGTGACCAAATGGTGGAACGGAATATTTTGTGGAGGGGGAATTCATTTGATCAAAACACTCAG ATATGGGATTTTAATCTGGGGCAGTTGAGGAGCCATGAACAGTCTAGCTCATTGGAAGCAGATTACAGTGAGAGCGACATGGCGTGCATGATGAAAAGCTATGGTGAACTCATAAAAGGAACATCATTAGCAACTTCAAAAGTATTAGGACTCTCAGGCATTAACTGCTCCGTTGTCCATGATGATATGACAGCCTTCAGT AATAATTCGAATAACCGAGCAGCAAGCCAGGGGCCAGCGACATCTGAGAGCAACAATTTACCAAGAATAAAGACTTCATCTGACTTAGGTTGTGTAAAGCCGAAATGCGGTGGAGTATCTACAGATCTCAACTTCATGGACCAAAGCATTGTTGTGGGAGGTGACAACACTGGTGAAGAAACACTCAAGGCTGATATGGAGCTTCTGGCAAAGAACAGAGGAAATGCAATGCAACGTtataaggagaaaaagaaaacacGAAG ATATGATAAGCACATTCGATATGAATCGAGGAAGGCCAGAGCCGATACTAGAAAGCGAGTTAAGGGTCGATTTGTGAAGGCTAATGAATCTCCAGATGGCTGA
- the LOC109120229 gene encoding uncharacterized protein encodes MKDLSFFQLKNVMGAKMKKGFKSFCNNDTSTSTLNYQTTASARPALSSPNYTMDTRGGSQTTLEEMLLQLDMEEKMAKLNQYGPHVQHRMSCINSSDILRTARNAALNQYPRFSLDGKDAMYRSSFRDMSPLLNTARNCNRKMDMKSSETQNMPSTIAGERVIWCKPGVVAKLMGLEAMPISMSVHRKHNKDRIMSAVVKRQSLRRRAERYEMEKKRSSRGTVTGCGGRNSIEMNQSSCSRNGYCVMKPVAMDLQEVGWPMRGAVLYRNNDAM; translated from the coding sequence ATGAAAGACTTATCTTTCTTTCAGTTGAAAAATGTTATGGGAGCTAAGATGAAGAAAGGCTTTAAAAGCTTCTGTAATAACGACACGTCTACTTCCACTCTCAATTATCAAACCACAGCCTCTGCTCGTCCTGCACTTTCATCTCCTAATTACACCATGGATACAAGGGGAGGAAGCCAGACAACATTGGAGGAGATGTTGCTCCAATTAGACATGGAGGAGAAAATGGCAAAGCTGAACCAATATGGGCCGCATGTCCAACACAGAATGTCATGTATCAATAGTTCTGACATACTAAGAACAGCTAGGAACGCCGCGTTAAATCAGTATCCCCGATTCTCTCTTGATGGCAAAGATGCCATGTATAGGTCTTCTTTCCGTGACATGTCTCCTTTACTAAACACTGCAAGAAATTGCAACCGCAAAAtggacatgaaaagtagtgaaaCTCAAAACATGCCCTCGACAATAGCAGGAGAGAGAGTGATTTGGTGTAAACCAGGAGTAGTAGCAAAGCTAATGGGACTTGAGGCCATGCCAATTTCAATGTCAGTGCACAGAAAGCATAATAAGGATAGAATCATGAGTGCAGTTGTCAAAAGGCAAAGCCTGAGGAGAAGAGCAGAAAGGTACGAGATGGAGAAAAAGAGATCATCAAGAGGAACGGTGACGGGATGTGGTGGACGCAACTCGATAGAGATGAATCAGAGCTCTTGTTCAAGAAATGGCTATTGTGTTATGAAGCCTGTGGCGATGGACCTTCAAGAAGTAGGCTGGCCAATGCGGGGCGCGGTTTTGTATAGAAATAACGATGCCATGTAa